The following are encoded together in the Labeo rohita strain BAU-BD-2019 chromosome 17, IGBB_LRoh.1.0, whole genome shotgun sequence genome:
- the eml1 gene encoding echinoderm microtubule-associated protein-like 1 isoform X2, with product MEDGFSSYSSLYDTSSLLQFCNDDSASAASSMEVTDRIASLEQRVQMQEDEIQLLKSALADVVRRLNISEEQQAMLSRKGPTKEAAMRRDSPCSDSGVGKPARPMIAALPLRPTVNNGTVLPKKGGTLPSPSSSKKDNSPATKSLSLLPRFLLRPPYSTVKRTSSSEQVGPNNRKDSGDSRSNRTRAGSTGSNSSGKKATENKQREPVFSAGMRRVTHCKDEGYVKMYLKGRPITMYMPKDLVDTYCLEAKADLPPKKLKLDWVYGYRGRDCRSNLYLLPTGETVYFIASVVVLYNVDEQLQRHYTGHTDDIKCLAVHPDKITIATGQVAGTSSDGKLAPHVRVWDSVSLNTLHILGTGFFDRALVCLSFSKSNGGSWLCVVDDSNDHILSVWDWQREERLAEVKCSNESVFAADFHPTDANIIVTCGKSHLYFWSLEKGTLVKKQGLFEKQEKPKFVLCVTFSENGDAITGDSSGNILVWGKGSNRISLAIQGAHEASVFALCMLRNGTLVSGGKDRKLISWDENYQKIQTVEVPELYGPIRTVAEGRGETVLIGTTKNYVLQGSLDGEFIPITQGHTDELWGLTVHPVKHQFLTCGHDKHVCLWDSASHQPIWTKTLEDATQSAGFHPSGATVAIGTQTGRWLVLDTESKDLVTVHTDGNEQLSVMRFSPDGNFLAIGSHDNYIYIYAVAENGKKYSRVGKCSGHSSFITHLDWSVDSQYLVSNSGDYEILYWIPSVCKQVVSVETTRDIEWATFTCTLGFHVFGLWPDGSDGTDINAVCSSNAKRLLVTGDDFGKVHLFSFPCSQSRAPGHIYGGHSSHVTNVNFLYDDSHLISTGGKDMSVMQWRVV from the exons ATGACAGTGCCTCGGCGGCGAGCAGTATGGAGGTGACGGACCGGATCGCCTCTCTGGAGCAGCGGGTTCAGATGCAGGAGGATGAGATTCAGCTGCTCAAGTCGGCGCTGGCTGACGTGGTGAGGAGACTGAACATCTCAGAAGAGCAGCAGGCCATGCTCAGCAGGAAAGGACCAACCAAAG AAGCAGCAATGAGGAGAGACTCTCCCTGCTCTGACAGCGGTGTTGGGAAGCCAG CTAGACCGATGATTGCAGCCCTGCCCCTGAGACCCACGGTCAATAACGGTACTGTCCTGCCTAAGAAGGGCGGCACACTGCCATCCCCCTCCAGCTCCAAGAAAGACAACTCACCAGCAACCAAAAG TCTGTCTCTTCTGCCCAGGTTTCTTCTAAGGCCACCTTACAG CACTGTGAAGAGAACAAGTTCATCCGAGCAAGTCGGCCCCAACAACAGAAAAGACAGTGGTGACTCCAGAAGCAATCGCACACGCGCCGGTTCCACAGGGAGCAACTCCAGTGGCAAGAAAGCCACAGAAAA CAAACAGAGGGAGCCTGTTTTCAGCGCAG GGATGCGACGTGTGACGCACTGCAAAG ATGAAGGGTatgtcaaaatgtatttgaagGGACGACCCATCACCATGTACATGCCCAAAGACCTGGTGGACACATACTGCCTGGAAGCAAAGGCTGACTTGCCTCCCAAAAAACTGAAGCTAGACTGGGT CTATGGTTACCGGGGCCGTGACTGTCGATCCAACCTGTACTTGCTCCCGACGGGGGAAACGGTTTACTTCATCGCATCTGTGGTCGTGCTGTATAATGTGGATGAGCAACTACAAAGACACTACACTGGACATACTGATGATATCAAGTG CCTCGCTGTCCATCCTGATAAAATCACCATAGCAACAGGACAAGTGGCTGGCACATCCTCAGATGGAAAA TTGGCTCCTCACGTGCGAGTGTGGGACTCTGTGAGTTTGAACACGTTGCACATCCTTGGAACTGGTTTCTTTGATCGAGCCCTGGTTTGCCTCTCTTTCTCAAAGTCG AACGGAGGAAGCTGGTTGTGTGTTGTGGATGACTCCAATGACCACATTCTCTCTGTGTGGGACTGGCAGAGGGAGGAAAGACTTGCTGAAGTCAAG TGCTCCAATGAGTCAGTCTTTGCTGCTGATTTCCACCCGACAGATGCTAATATAATTGTAACCTGTGGGAAATCACACCTTTATTTCTGGTCGTTAGAAAAAGGAACTCTTGTGAAAAAACAGGGTCTTTTTGAG AAACAAGAGAAGCCCAAGTTTGTATTGTGTGTGACTTTTTCAGAAAATGGCGACGCCATCACTGGAGACTCGAGTGGAAATATACTTGTGTGGGGCAAAG GATCTAATCGTATTAGCTTGGCCATTCAGGGAGCACATGAGGCGAGCGTCTTTGCACTTTGCATGTTGAGAAATGGGACGCTGGTCTCAGGTGGGAAAGACCGTAAACTCATCTCCTGGGATGAAAATTATCAAAAGATTCAAACGGTGGAG GTGCCTGAGTTATATGGCCCTATTCGGACTGTGGCTGAAGGACGGGGAGAAACGGTTCTTATTGGCACTACCAAAAACTATGTCCTGCAAGGCAGTCTGGATGGGGAGTTCATACCCATCACCCAG gGCCACACAGATGAGTTATGGGGTCTGACTGTACATCCAGTGAAGCATCAGTTCCTGACCTGTGGTCATGACAAGCATGTCTGCCTGTGGGACTCTGCCTCTCATCAGCCCATCTGGACCAAAACATTGGAG GACGCCACACAGTCGGCCGGCTTCCACCCTTCTGGGGCAACGGTTGCTATAGGAACGCAGACGGGCAG GTGGCTTGTGCTCGATACCGAATCGAAGGATCTGGTGACGGTGCACACGGACGGGAACGAACAGCTGTCGGTTATGCGCTTTTCTCCAG ATGGTAATTTCCTTGCAATCGGGTCACATGACAACTACATCTACATTTATGCTGTGGCAGAAAATGGCAAGAAATACAGCAGAGTTGGAAAGTGCTCA GGTCATTCTAGTTTCATCACTCATCTGGATTGGTCTGTGGATTCTCAGTACTTGGTATCCAACTCAGGGGACTATGAGATTCTTTACT GGATTCCTTCTGTGTGCAAGCAAGTAGTGAGTGTGGAGACCACCCGGGATATTGAATGGGCCACTTTCACCTGTACTCTGGGCTTCCATGTTTTTG GACTGTGGCCTGATGGCTCAGATGGTACTGACATCAACGCAGTGTGCAGTTCAAATGCAAAGAGACTGCTCGTCACCGGAGACGACTTTGGCAAAGTTCACCTCTTCTCATTCCCTTGCTCTCAGTCCCGA GCTCCTGGTCACATCTACGGTGGACACAGCAGCCACGTCACCAATGTTAACTTCTTATATGACGACAGCCACTTAATCTCTACAGGAGGGAAGGACATGAGCGTAATGCAGTGGCGTGTGGTGTAA
- the eml1 gene encoding echinoderm microtubule-associated protein-like 1 isoform X3: MSQHNPQFLLYSSVPFPDDSASAASSMEVTDRIASLEQRVQMQEDEIQLLKSALADVVRRLNISEEQQAMLSRKGPTKEAAMRRDSPCSDSGVGKPARPMIAALPLRPTVNNGTVLPKKGGTLPSPSSSKKDNSPATKSLSLLPRFLLRPPYSTVKRTSSSEQVGPNNRKDSGDSRSNRTRAGSTGSNSSGKKATENKQREPVFSAGMRRVTHCKDEGYVKMYLKGRPITMYMPKDLVDTYCLEAKADLPPKKLKLDWVYGYRGRDCRSNLYLLPTGETVYFIASVVVLYNVDEQLQRHYTGHTDDIKCLAVHPDKITIATGQVAGTSSDGKQLAPHVRVWDSVSLNTLHILGTGFFDRALVCLSFSKSNGGSWLCVVDDSNDHILSVWDWQREERLAEVKCSNESVFAADFHPTDANIIVTCGKSHLYFWSLEKGTLVKKQGLFEKQEKPKFVLCVTFSENGDAITGDSSGNILVWGKGSNRISLAIQGAHEASVFALCMLRNGTLVSGGKDRKLISWDENYQKIQTVEVPELYGPIRTVAEGRGETVLIGTTKNYVLQGSLDGEFIPITQGHTDELWGLTVHPVKHQFLTCGHDKHVCLWDSASHQPIWTKTLEDATQSAGFHPSGATVAIGTQTGRWLVLDTESKDLVTVHTDGNEQLSVMRFSPDGNFLAIGSHDNYIYIYAVAENGKKYSRVGKCSGHSSFITHLDWSVDSQYLVSNSGDYEILYWIPSVCKQVVSVETTRDIEWATFTCTLGFHVFGLWPDGSDGTDINAVCSSNAKRLLVTGDDFGKVHLFSFPCSQSRAPGHIYGGHSSHVTNVNFLYDDSHLISTGGKDMSVMQWRVV, translated from the exons ATGACAGTGCCTCGGCGGCGAGCAGTATGGAGGTGACGGACCGGATCGCCTCTCTGGAGCAGCGGGTTCAGATGCAGGAGGATGAGATTCAGCTGCTCAAGTCGGCGCTGGCTGACGTGGTGAGGAGACTGAACATCTCAGAAGAGCAGCAGGCCATGCTCAGCAGGAAAGGACCAACCAAAG AAGCAGCAATGAGGAGAGACTCTCCCTGCTCTGACAGCGGTGTTGGGAAGCCAG CTAGACCGATGATTGCAGCCCTGCCCCTGAGACCCACGGTCAATAACGGTACTGTCCTGCCTAAGAAGGGCGGCACACTGCCATCCCCCTCCAGCTCCAAGAAAGACAACTCACCAGCAACCAAAAG TCTGTCTCTTCTGCCCAGGTTTCTTCTAAGGCCACCTTACAG CACTGTGAAGAGAACAAGTTCATCCGAGCAAGTCGGCCCCAACAACAGAAAAGACAGTGGTGACTCCAGAAGCAATCGCACACGCGCCGGTTCCACAGGGAGCAACTCCAGTGGCAAGAAAGCCACAGAAAA CAAACAGAGGGAGCCTGTTTTCAGCGCAG GGATGCGACGTGTGACGCACTGCAAAG ATGAAGGGTatgtcaaaatgtatttgaagGGACGACCCATCACCATGTACATGCCCAAAGACCTGGTGGACACATACTGCCTGGAAGCAAAGGCTGACTTGCCTCCCAAAAAACTGAAGCTAGACTGGGT CTATGGTTACCGGGGCCGTGACTGTCGATCCAACCTGTACTTGCTCCCGACGGGGGAAACGGTTTACTTCATCGCATCTGTGGTCGTGCTGTATAATGTGGATGAGCAACTACAAAGACACTACACTGGACATACTGATGATATCAAGTG CCTCGCTGTCCATCCTGATAAAATCACCATAGCAACAGGACAAGTGGCTGGCACATCCTCAGATGGAAAA CAGTTGGCTCCTCACGTGCGAGTGTGGGACTCTGTGAGTTTGAACACGTTGCACATCCTTGGAACTGGTTTCTTTGATCGAGCCCTGGTTTGCCTCTCTTTCTCAAAGTCG AACGGAGGAAGCTGGTTGTGTGTTGTGGATGACTCCAATGACCACATTCTCTCTGTGTGGGACTGGCAGAGGGAGGAAAGACTTGCTGAAGTCAAG TGCTCCAATGAGTCAGTCTTTGCTGCTGATTTCCACCCGACAGATGCTAATATAATTGTAACCTGTGGGAAATCACACCTTTATTTCTGGTCGTTAGAAAAAGGAACTCTTGTGAAAAAACAGGGTCTTTTTGAG AAACAAGAGAAGCCCAAGTTTGTATTGTGTGTGACTTTTTCAGAAAATGGCGACGCCATCACTGGAGACTCGAGTGGAAATATACTTGTGTGGGGCAAAG GATCTAATCGTATTAGCTTGGCCATTCAGGGAGCACATGAGGCGAGCGTCTTTGCACTTTGCATGTTGAGAAATGGGACGCTGGTCTCAGGTGGGAAAGACCGTAAACTCATCTCCTGGGATGAAAATTATCAAAAGATTCAAACGGTGGAG GTGCCTGAGTTATATGGCCCTATTCGGACTGTGGCTGAAGGACGGGGAGAAACGGTTCTTATTGGCACTACCAAAAACTATGTCCTGCAAGGCAGTCTGGATGGGGAGTTCATACCCATCACCCAG gGCCACACAGATGAGTTATGGGGTCTGACTGTACATCCAGTGAAGCATCAGTTCCTGACCTGTGGTCATGACAAGCATGTCTGCCTGTGGGACTCTGCCTCTCATCAGCCCATCTGGACCAAAACATTGGAG GACGCCACACAGTCGGCCGGCTTCCACCCTTCTGGGGCAACGGTTGCTATAGGAACGCAGACGGGCAG GTGGCTTGTGCTCGATACCGAATCGAAGGATCTGGTGACGGTGCACACGGACGGGAACGAACAGCTGTCGGTTATGCGCTTTTCTCCAG ATGGTAATTTCCTTGCAATCGGGTCACATGACAACTACATCTACATTTATGCTGTGGCAGAAAATGGCAAGAAATACAGCAGAGTTGGAAAGTGCTCA GGTCATTCTAGTTTCATCACTCATCTGGATTGGTCTGTGGATTCTCAGTACTTGGTATCCAACTCAGGGGACTATGAGATTCTTTACT GGATTCCTTCTGTGTGCAAGCAAGTAGTGAGTGTGGAGACCACCCGGGATATTGAATGGGCCACTTTCACCTGTACTCTGGGCTTCCATGTTTTTG GACTGTGGCCTGATGGCTCAGATGGTACTGACATCAACGCAGTGTGCAGTTCAAATGCAAAGAGACTGCTCGTCACCGGAGACGACTTTGGCAAAGTTCACCTCTTCTCATTCCCTTGCTCTCAGTCCCGA GCTCCTGGTCACATCTACGGTGGACACAGCAGCCACGTCACCAATGTTAACTTCTTATATGACGACAGCCACTTAATCTCTACAGGAGGGAAGGACATGAGCGTAATGCAGTGGCGTGTGGTGTAA
- the eml1 gene encoding echinoderm microtubule-associated protein-like 1 isoform X5 → MSDCEGLPMDDSASAASSMEVTDRIASLEQRVQMQEDEIQLLKSALADVVRRLNISEEQQAMLSRKGPTKEAAMRRDSPCSDSGVGKPARPMIAALPLRPTVNNGTVLPKKGGTLPSPSSSKKDNSPATKSLSLLPRFLLRPPYSTVKRTSSSEQVGPNNRKDSGDSRSNRTRAGSTGSNSSGKKATENKQREPVFSAGMRRVTHCKDEGYVKMYLKGRPITMYMPKDLVDTYCLEAKADLPPKKLKLDWVYGYRGRDCRSNLYLLPTGETVYFIASVVVLYNVDEQLQRHYTGHTDDIKCLAVHPDKITIATGQVAGTSSDGKQLAPHVRVWDSVSLNTLHILGTGFFDRALVCLSFSKSNGGSWLCVVDDSNDHILSVWDWQREERLAEVKCSNESVFAADFHPTDANIIVTCGKSHLYFWSLEKGTLVKKQGLFEKQEKPKFVLCVTFSENGDAITGDSSGNILVWGKGSNRISLAIQGAHEASVFALCMLRNGTLVSGGKDRKLISWDENYQKIQTVEVPELYGPIRTVAEGRGETVLIGTTKNYVLQGSLDGEFIPITQGHTDELWGLTVHPVKHQFLTCGHDKHVCLWDSASHQPIWTKTLEDATQSAGFHPSGATVAIGTQTGRWLVLDTESKDLVTVHTDGNEQLSVMRFSPDGNFLAIGSHDNYIYIYAVAENGKKYSRVGKCSGHSSFITHLDWSVDSQYLVSNSGDYEILYWIPSVCKQVVSVETTRDIEWATFTCTLGFHVFGLWPDGSDGTDINAVCSSNAKRLLVTGDDFGKVHLFSFPCSQSRAPGHIYGGHSSHVTNVNFLYDDSHLISTGGKDMSVMQWRVV, encoded by the exons ATGACAGTGCCTCGGCGGCGAGCAGTATGGAGGTGACGGACCGGATCGCCTCTCTGGAGCAGCGGGTTCAGATGCAGGAGGATGAGATTCAGCTGCTCAAGTCGGCGCTGGCTGACGTGGTGAGGAGACTGAACATCTCAGAAGAGCAGCAGGCCATGCTCAGCAGGAAAGGACCAACCAAAG AAGCAGCAATGAGGAGAGACTCTCCCTGCTCTGACAGCGGTGTTGGGAAGCCAG CTAGACCGATGATTGCAGCCCTGCCCCTGAGACCCACGGTCAATAACGGTACTGTCCTGCCTAAGAAGGGCGGCACACTGCCATCCCCCTCCAGCTCCAAGAAAGACAACTCACCAGCAACCAAAAG TCTGTCTCTTCTGCCCAGGTTTCTTCTAAGGCCACCTTACAG CACTGTGAAGAGAACAAGTTCATCCGAGCAAGTCGGCCCCAACAACAGAAAAGACAGTGGTGACTCCAGAAGCAATCGCACACGCGCCGGTTCCACAGGGAGCAACTCCAGTGGCAAGAAAGCCACAGAAAA CAAACAGAGGGAGCCTGTTTTCAGCGCAG GGATGCGACGTGTGACGCACTGCAAAG ATGAAGGGTatgtcaaaatgtatttgaagGGACGACCCATCACCATGTACATGCCCAAAGACCTGGTGGACACATACTGCCTGGAAGCAAAGGCTGACTTGCCTCCCAAAAAACTGAAGCTAGACTGGGT CTATGGTTACCGGGGCCGTGACTGTCGATCCAACCTGTACTTGCTCCCGACGGGGGAAACGGTTTACTTCATCGCATCTGTGGTCGTGCTGTATAATGTGGATGAGCAACTACAAAGACACTACACTGGACATACTGATGATATCAAGTG CCTCGCTGTCCATCCTGATAAAATCACCATAGCAACAGGACAAGTGGCTGGCACATCCTCAGATGGAAAA CAGTTGGCTCCTCACGTGCGAGTGTGGGACTCTGTGAGTTTGAACACGTTGCACATCCTTGGAACTGGTTTCTTTGATCGAGCCCTGGTTTGCCTCTCTTTCTCAAAGTCG AACGGAGGAAGCTGGTTGTGTGTTGTGGATGACTCCAATGACCACATTCTCTCTGTGTGGGACTGGCAGAGGGAGGAAAGACTTGCTGAAGTCAAG TGCTCCAATGAGTCAGTCTTTGCTGCTGATTTCCACCCGACAGATGCTAATATAATTGTAACCTGTGGGAAATCACACCTTTATTTCTGGTCGTTAGAAAAAGGAACTCTTGTGAAAAAACAGGGTCTTTTTGAG AAACAAGAGAAGCCCAAGTTTGTATTGTGTGTGACTTTTTCAGAAAATGGCGACGCCATCACTGGAGACTCGAGTGGAAATATACTTGTGTGGGGCAAAG GATCTAATCGTATTAGCTTGGCCATTCAGGGAGCACATGAGGCGAGCGTCTTTGCACTTTGCATGTTGAGAAATGGGACGCTGGTCTCAGGTGGGAAAGACCGTAAACTCATCTCCTGGGATGAAAATTATCAAAAGATTCAAACGGTGGAG GTGCCTGAGTTATATGGCCCTATTCGGACTGTGGCTGAAGGACGGGGAGAAACGGTTCTTATTGGCACTACCAAAAACTATGTCCTGCAAGGCAGTCTGGATGGGGAGTTCATACCCATCACCCAG gGCCACACAGATGAGTTATGGGGTCTGACTGTACATCCAGTGAAGCATCAGTTCCTGACCTGTGGTCATGACAAGCATGTCTGCCTGTGGGACTCTGCCTCTCATCAGCCCATCTGGACCAAAACATTGGAG GACGCCACACAGTCGGCCGGCTTCCACCCTTCTGGGGCAACGGTTGCTATAGGAACGCAGACGGGCAG GTGGCTTGTGCTCGATACCGAATCGAAGGATCTGGTGACGGTGCACACGGACGGGAACGAACAGCTGTCGGTTATGCGCTTTTCTCCAG ATGGTAATTTCCTTGCAATCGGGTCACATGACAACTACATCTACATTTATGCTGTGGCAGAAAATGGCAAGAAATACAGCAGAGTTGGAAAGTGCTCA GGTCATTCTAGTTTCATCACTCATCTGGATTGGTCTGTGGATTCTCAGTACTTGGTATCCAACTCAGGGGACTATGAGATTCTTTACT GGATTCCTTCTGTGTGCAAGCAAGTAGTGAGTGTGGAGACCACCCGGGATATTGAATGGGCCACTTTCACCTGTACTCTGGGCTTCCATGTTTTTG GACTGTGGCCTGATGGCTCAGATGGTACTGACATCAACGCAGTGTGCAGTTCAAATGCAAAGAGACTGCTCGTCACCGGAGACGACTTTGGCAAAGTTCACCTCTTCTCATTCCCTTGCTCTCAGTCCCGA GCTCCTGGTCACATCTACGGTGGACACAGCAGCCACGTCACCAATGTTAACTTCTTATATGACGACAGCCACTTAATCTCTACAGGAGGGAAGGACATGAGCGTAATGCAGTGGCGTGTGGTGTAA
- the eml1 gene encoding echinoderm microtubule-associated protein-like 1 isoform X9, whose protein sequence is MEDGFSSYSSLYDTSSLLQFCNDDSASAASSMEVTDRIASLEQRVQMQEDEIQLLKSALADVVRRLNISEEQQAMLSRKGPTKARPMIAALPLRPTVNNGTVLPKKGGTLPSPSSSKKDNSPATKSTVKRTSSSEQVGPNNRKDSGDSRSNRTRAGSTGSNSSGKKATENKQREPVFSAGMRRVTHCKDEGYVKMYLKGRPITMYMPKDLVDTYCLEAKADLPPKKLKLDWVYGYRGRDCRSNLYLLPTGETVYFIASVVVLYNVDEQLQRHYTGHTDDIKCLAVHPDKITIATGQVAGTSSDGKQLAPHVRVWDSVSLNTLHILGTGFFDRALVCLSFSKSNGGSWLCVVDDSNDHILSVWDWQREERLAEVKCSNESVFAADFHPTDANIIVTCGKSHLYFWSLEKGTLVKKQGLFEKQEKPKFVLCVTFSENGDAITGDSSGNILVWGKGSNRISLAIQGAHEASVFALCMLRNGTLVSGGKDRKLISWDENYQKIQTVEVPELYGPIRTVAEGRGETVLIGTTKNYVLQGSLDGEFIPITQGHTDELWGLTVHPVKHQFLTCGHDKHVCLWDSASHQPIWTKTLEDATQSAGFHPSGATVAIGTQTGRWLVLDTESKDLVTVHTDGNEQLSVMRFSPDGNFLAIGSHDNYIYIYAVAENGKKYSRVGKCSGHSSFITHLDWSVDSQYLVSNSGDYEILYWIPSVCKQVVSVETTRDIEWATFTCTLGFHVFGLWPDGSDGTDINAVCSSNAKRLLVTGDDFGKVHLFSFPCSQSRAPGHIYGGHSSHVTNVNFLYDDSHLISTGGKDMSVMQWRVV, encoded by the exons ATGACAGTGCCTCGGCGGCGAGCAGTATGGAGGTGACGGACCGGATCGCCTCTCTGGAGCAGCGGGTTCAGATGCAGGAGGATGAGATTCAGCTGCTCAAGTCGGCGCTGGCTGACGTGGTGAGGAGACTGAACATCTCAGAAGAGCAGCAGGCCATGCTCAGCAGGAAAGGACCAACCAAAG CTAGACCGATGATTGCAGCCCTGCCCCTGAGACCCACGGTCAATAACGGTACTGTCCTGCCTAAGAAGGGCGGCACACTGCCATCCCCCTCCAGCTCCAAGAAAGACAACTCACCAGCAACCAAAAG CACTGTGAAGAGAACAAGTTCATCCGAGCAAGTCGGCCCCAACAACAGAAAAGACAGTGGTGACTCCAGAAGCAATCGCACACGCGCCGGTTCCACAGGGAGCAACTCCAGTGGCAAGAAAGCCACAGAAAA CAAACAGAGGGAGCCTGTTTTCAGCGCAG GGATGCGACGTGTGACGCACTGCAAAG ATGAAGGGTatgtcaaaatgtatttgaagGGACGACCCATCACCATGTACATGCCCAAAGACCTGGTGGACACATACTGCCTGGAAGCAAAGGCTGACTTGCCTCCCAAAAAACTGAAGCTAGACTGGGT CTATGGTTACCGGGGCCGTGACTGTCGATCCAACCTGTACTTGCTCCCGACGGGGGAAACGGTTTACTTCATCGCATCTGTGGTCGTGCTGTATAATGTGGATGAGCAACTACAAAGACACTACACTGGACATACTGATGATATCAAGTG CCTCGCTGTCCATCCTGATAAAATCACCATAGCAACAGGACAAGTGGCTGGCACATCCTCAGATGGAAAA CAGTTGGCTCCTCACGTGCGAGTGTGGGACTCTGTGAGTTTGAACACGTTGCACATCCTTGGAACTGGTTTCTTTGATCGAGCCCTGGTTTGCCTCTCTTTCTCAAAGTCG AACGGAGGAAGCTGGTTGTGTGTTGTGGATGACTCCAATGACCACATTCTCTCTGTGTGGGACTGGCAGAGGGAGGAAAGACTTGCTGAAGTCAAG TGCTCCAATGAGTCAGTCTTTGCTGCTGATTTCCACCCGACAGATGCTAATATAATTGTAACCTGTGGGAAATCACACCTTTATTTCTGGTCGTTAGAAAAAGGAACTCTTGTGAAAAAACAGGGTCTTTTTGAG AAACAAGAGAAGCCCAAGTTTGTATTGTGTGTGACTTTTTCAGAAAATGGCGACGCCATCACTGGAGACTCGAGTGGAAATATACTTGTGTGGGGCAAAG GATCTAATCGTATTAGCTTGGCCATTCAGGGAGCACATGAGGCGAGCGTCTTTGCACTTTGCATGTTGAGAAATGGGACGCTGGTCTCAGGTGGGAAAGACCGTAAACTCATCTCCTGGGATGAAAATTATCAAAAGATTCAAACGGTGGAG GTGCCTGAGTTATATGGCCCTATTCGGACTGTGGCTGAAGGACGGGGAGAAACGGTTCTTATTGGCACTACCAAAAACTATGTCCTGCAAGGCAGTCTGGATGGGGAGTTCATACCCATCACCCAG gGCCACACAGATGAGTTATGGGGTCTGACTGTACATCCAGTGAAGCATCAGTTCCTGACCTGTGGTCATGACAAGCATGTCTGCCTGTGGGACTCTGCCTCTCATCAGCCCATCTGGACCAAAACATTGGAG GACGCCACACAGTCGGCCGGCTTCCACCCTTCTGGGGCAACGGTTGCTATAGGAACGCAGACGGGCAG GTGGCTTGTGCTCGATACCGAATCGAAGGATCTGGTGACGGTGCACACGGACGGGAACGAACAGCTGTCGGTTATGCGCTTTTCTCCAG ATGGTAATTTCCTTGCAATCGGGTCACATGACAACTACATCTACATTTATGCTGTGGCAGAAAATGGCAAGAAATACAGCAGAGTTGGAAAGTGCTCA GGTCATTCTAGTTTCATCACTCATCTGGATTGGTCTGTGGATTCTCAGTACTTGGTATCCAACTCAGGGGACTATGAGATTCTTTACT GGATTCCTTCTGTGTGCAAGCAAGTAGTGAGTGTGGAGACCACCCGGGATATTGAATGGGCCACTTTCACCTGTACTCTGGGCTTCCATGTTTTTG GACTGTGGCCTGATGGCTCAGATGGTACTGACATCAACGCAGTGTGCAGTTCAAATGCAAAGAGACTGCTCGTCACCGGAGACGACTTTGGCAAAGTTCACCTCTTCTCATTCCCTTGCTCTCAGTCCCGA GCTCCTGGTCACATCTACGGTGGACACAGCAGCCACGTCACCAATGTTAACTTCTTATATGACGACAGCCACTTAATCTCTACAGGAGGGAAGGACATGAGCGTAATGCAGTGGCGTGTGGTGTAA